GGAGGAGGTCGCCGGCCTCCCCGAGATCGCGACATTGCCGGGCTATGAAGAGGCAGGGGCGGAGACCATCGCCGCCATCTTCGAAGCGGCCGGCACATTCTCGGGCGAGGTGCTCGCCCCCATCAACAAGAACGGCGACAAGGGTTGCACCCTCAAGGACGGCCAGGTAACGACCGCCGAAGGCTATCGCGACGCCTATCAGCGCTTCGTGGCGGACGGCTGGAATGCCGTGGCCTTCGATCCCGAATACGGCGGCCAAGGCATGCCCTGGGTGGTCACCACGGCGCTGCAGGAGATCTGGAACAGCGGTAGCGTGGCGTTTGCCGCCTGTCCGATGCTGACGCAAGCCGCGGTGGAAGCGCTCTATCATCACGGCACCGAGGCGCAGAAGGCGAAATACCTGCCCAAGCTGGTGAGCGGCGAATGGACCGGCACCATGAATCTGACCGAGCCGCAAGCCGGGACCGACCTCGGCGCCATCCGCACCCGGGCGGAGGATGACGGCCCCGGAAAATCAGGAGGGGGCGGCTACCTGCTGAAAGGTCAGAAGATCTTCATCACCCATGGCGAACATGATTTCGTGCCGAACATCATCCACATGGTGCTGGCACGCCATCCGGGCGGCCCGGCCGGGCATAAAGGCCTGTCGCTGTTCGTGGCACCGAAATTCCTGGTGAATGACGACGGATCCCTGGGGGCGCGCAACGACGTCACCTGCGTCTCGATCGAGCACAAACTGGGCCTCCATGGATCGCCCACCTGCGTCATGGCCTATGGCGAAAAGACCGGTGCAGTGGCCGAGTTGGTCGGCGAGCCGCTGCAGGGCCTGCCGCACATGTTCACCATGATGAACAATGCGCGCCTGACCGTCGGCGTCCAGGGTCTTGGCATCGCGGAGCGGGCAACCCAGCATGCCGCCGCCTATGCGCGCATGCGCGTGCAATCGCCCGTGGTGGGCGCACCTCCCGGTGCAAATCTCCCAATCCTTCACCATGCCGACGTGCGCCGGAACCTCGCCACGATGCGGGCGCTGACCCAGGGTGCCCGGGCACTCGCCTATTTCACCGCCGGCGCCCTTGACCGCGCCAAGAAACACCCGGATGCCGCAGAGCGGACGCGCCAGCAGGCACTGGTCGACCTGATGATCCCGATCGTCAAGGCCTGGAGCACCGATCAGGGCGTGCGCGTGAGCTCGCTCGGCGTCCAGGTACATGGAGGTGCCGGATTCATCGAGCAAACAGGGGCAGCGCAGTTCTATCGCGATGCCCGCATCTTCCCGATCTATGAAGGCACCAATGGCATCCAGGCCATCGATCTGGTCGGCCGCAAGATCCAGCGCGATGAGGGGCGCGCCATGCACGACCTCATCGCCATCATGTCTGCCAATCTCAAGGAGTTCGGCATCCAGGGCGAGGATCTGCCAGCGCTCCATGACCGGTTGATGCCGGCTCTGCAGCGCCTGGGATCAGGTACCGATTATATCCTGATCGCCGGCAAGACCGATCCCAACCTGGCGCTCGCCGTGGCGCAACCCTATCTCAATCTCTGCGGGACGGTCATTGCCGGCTGGTTGCTGGCGAAATCGGCGCTCGCTGCCAGCAAGCGATTGGCCGCCGGCGACAGCGATGAAAATTTCCTGAAGGCCAAAATCGCCATGGCGCGATTTTATGCGGACAATATCCTCGCCGAAAGCAATGGCCATCTCTCGCAGATCAACGGCGGCGCCAAGAGCTTGCTGGCGATTGATCCGGAGAGTTTGTAGCGCCTTAAACGCCTTCCAACACCAGCAGATCCGCTGGCGAGAAGGTGACTGTGGCTTCAGCGCTGTGCTCCGGTGGCGTCACGCCTGGATTGTTGAACGTGTCGAGCGACAGGATATTGTCACCGCGGCGTACCTTGATGCGGATCACGGAACCCAGGAACGCCACCTCCTCGATTATTCCTTGCAGGCGGTTGCGCTCGGCATGGTCGGCCATGTTGGTGGTAGCACCCTGCCCGCCGAAGCCTTCAAGGCGAGCTGCCTCCGGTCGCAAAGAGACGGCACAGGCGTCGCCCGCCTTGGCGTTGGGGAAGCCGCGGCCGGCGACGATCTTTTGTCCGCCAACATCAAGGACACCGCTTGCCGCATCAACGACCGTACCGCTCAGCACGCTCAGCGTTCCCACGAAGGATGCCACAAAGCGCGTCTTGGGCTGGTTGTAGATCTCGAAGGGGGTTCCAACCTGGTCGACACGGCCCTCATTCATGACCACGATCCGGTCCGACATGGAAAGCGCTTCTTCCTGGTCATGGGTCACATAGATGGTAGTGATGCCAAGCTTGCGCTGCAGACTGCGGATCTCCTCCCGCAGCGAGACGCGGATCTTGGCGTCGAGGGCCGAGAGCGGCTCATCGAGCAGCAGGACCTGCGGCTTGATGGCAAGAGCTCGGGCCAGCGCCACGCGCTGCTGTTGGCCACCGGAAAGCTGATAGGGGTAGCGACCACTGAGATGGGGCAGCTTGATGATGTTCAGCATCTCCTCGACGCGCGGCCCGATCTCGGCGGCCGGACGCTTGGCGACCTTGAGTCCGAAGGCGACATTCTCCGCCACTGTCATGTTGGGGAACAGCGCATAGGATTGGAACACCATGCCGACATTGCGCTGGTTGGGCCTGAGATGCGTGATGTCCTTGCCGTCGATGCGGATCGTGCCGGCGGTCGGCAGTTCAAAGCCAGCCACCATGCGCAGGGTCGTCGTCTTGCCGCAGCCCGATGGCCCGAGGAATGAGACGAATTCGCCACGCGCGATGGCGAGGTCGACATTCTGCACCACGACATTCTGATTGAATGCCTTGCGGACCTGGTTGATCTCGAGAAACGCCATACTCATACCCTCTTGATACAAGCGCCGGTCACGGCGCGTGCTTGATCTGTTTTGCGCGGCCGAAGACATTGATGAGTCCCATGCATGCCCAGGTGAGCACGAAAGCCATCACGGCCAGAGCCGAAGGTTCATAGGCGCGATTGGCACCGACGAGCTGCAGATAGGGGCCGAAAGCCGGCCGGTTTAGCAGGCTCGCCATGGTGAATTCACCAATCACGATCGCGAAGGTGAGAAACGCACCCGACAGGATCGCCGTCCGCACATTGGGCAGGATCACCCTGAACAGGATGGTGGCCCAACCGGCGCCGAGATTTTCCGCGGCCTCGGTCAAGGTGCGGACGTCGATGGCTCGCAGCCCGGTATCCACTGCCCGGTACATGTAGGGAAGTGCCAGCGTGACATAGGAAAAGGCCAACAGCAGGTTCGTGGACCAGATTTCGGCGGTCATCGGCAGGAAGGAGGAGCTGTTATAGAGCCGCAGATAGCCGAACACGATAACGATGGCTGGAATGACCAGGGGCAGCAGCGTCACGAATTCAATGAG
This genomic interval from Rhodospirillaceae bacterium contains the following:
- a CDS encoding acyl-CoA dehydrogenase, yielding MSAYEAPLKEILFALEEVAGLPEIATLPGYEEAGAETIAAIFEAAGTFSGEVLAPINKNGDKGCTLKDGQVTTAEGYRDAYQRFVADGWNAVAFDPEYGGQGMPWVVTTALQEIWNSGSVAFAACPMLTQAAVEALYHHGTEAQKAKYLPKLVSGEWTGTMNLTEPQAGTDLGAIRTRAEDDGPGKSGGGGYLLKGQKIFITHGEHDFVPNIIHMVLARHPGGPAGHKGLSLFVAPKFLVNDDGSLGARNDVTCVSIEHKLGLHGSPTCVMAYGEKTGAVAELVGEPLQGLPHMFTMMNNARLTVGVQGLGIAERATQHAAAYARMRVQSPVVGAPPGANLPILHHADVRRNLATMRALTQGARALAYFTAGALDRAKKHPDAAERTRQQALVDLMIPIVKAWSTDQGVRVSSLGVQVHGGAGFIEQTGAAQFYRDARIFPIYEGTNGIQAIDLVGRKIQRDEGRAMHDLIAIMSANLKEFGIQGEDLPALHDRLMPALQRLGSGTDYILIAGKTDPNLALAVAQPYLNLCGTVIAGWLLAKSALAASKRLAAGDSDENFLKAKIAMARFYADNILAESNGHLSQINGGAKSLLAIDPESL
- a CDS encoding ABC transporter ATP-binding protein yields the protein MAFLEINQVRKAFNQNVVVQNVDLAIARGEFVSFLGPSGCGKTTTLRMVAGFELPTAGTIRIDGKDITHLRPNQRNVGMVFQSYALFPNMTVAENVAFGLKVAKRPAAEIGPRVEEMLNIIKLPHLSGRYPYQLSGGQQQRVALARALAIKPQVLLLDEPLSALDAKIRVSLREEIRSLQRKLGITTIYVTHDQEEALSMSDRIVVMNEGRVDQVGTPFEIYNQPKTRFVASFVGTLSVLSGTVVDAASGVLDVGGQKIVAGRGFPNAKAGDACAVSLRPEAARLEGFGGQGATTNMADHAERNRLQGIIEEVAFLGSVIRIKVRRGDNILSLDTFNNPGVTPPEHSAEATVTFSPADLLVLEGV
- a CDS encoding ABC transporter permease codes for the protein MKQSRLGSWIALLIGTLYFVVPLVGTFEFSLRMRRGEYSFDAYRSVFSDSAFQESFLFSTLMALATIVIGVFLVVPTAYWVQLRLRKLRPLIEFVTLLPLVIPAIVIVFGYLRLYNSSSFLPMTAEIWSTNLLLAFSYVTLALPYMYRAVDTGLRAIDVRTLTEAAENLGAGWATILFRVILPNVRTAILSGAFLTFAIVIGEFTMASLLNRPAFGPYLQLVGANRAYEPSALAVMAFVLTWACMGLINVFGRAKQIKHAP